DNA from Halobaculum sp. XH14:
CGGCGTTCGCCGAGGCCCGGGAGTTCGCCCGCGAGGCGGACGTCGTCCTCGCCGTGGGCTCCTCGCTGACGGTCGAACCGGCCGCCTCGCTGGCGACGGCCGGCGACGGCACGCTCGCGGTCGTCAACTTCGACCCGACGCCGTACGACGACCGCGCCGAGTACGTCTTCCGCGAGGATCTGACCGACGTGCTCCCGGAACTCCTCGCGCGGGTCGGCACGGCCGAGGACGGGTGAGTCGGTGACGGGTCCGTCGAGAACGGTGACCCGGCGCCAGTTTCGGAGTGAACGGCCGGGGCAGGGACGGGTACGCGGAGAACGGGTCCGTCGCGGCTCCGTTCACCCGCGCCAGGAGACGTAGAGGGACTTCCCGACCATCCCGGTGCCGAACATCGTCGCGACGGTCGTGATGAGGTTCCCGAGGATCGGGATCGCGGCCAGCAGGCCGAGTACGACGGCGCCGACGAGCGCCGCCTTCCCCGACACTTCGCCACGCTCGCCGCCGAGCACGGCTCCGAGGGTGACGACGGTCACCGCGGTGCCGACGATGCCGATCGGGATGAGCAGCAGGATTCCGGGGATCGTCACGACGAGGCCGATGATCGTGAACGCGAGCAGGACGAGCACGATCGGGACGAGGATCGTCATCACCAGCCCCCAGCCGAAGGCCGCGATCGGGTCCTCGCGGATCTCGGTGCTCAGTTCGGTGGCGTACTGCGGGCCGAGCGCGACGAGCGCGCCGCCGAGCAGGAGGTAGACGACGAGGCTGACGACGAGTCGGAGTCCGATCCTGGTTCCGAGTCCGAGCGCCGCGTCGCCCGGCGACTGTGCGCTGACCGTTCCGACGAGCGCGAGCGCCGCGACCGCGGCGCTCGCGCGAACGAGCGTTCGTGCGGAGGGCATCGCCGGAAGGACCTCGCGCGATGCTAAATTCTTTGGGATATCGACGTCCGGGGACCGTCGCCGGTCACCGATCCGTCGGGCTCACCAGGTTCCGTGGAACGTGTCGAACTCGAGGTCCTCGAGCGGCTTGTTGCCGACGGCGATCTCGTACTCGCCGGGCGTGAGCATCGGCTTGTGGAACCTAGGGCCGTCGTCGGTCGTGATGCGCGGACAGCCGGTGTTGACGAACGCGTCGAAATCGAAGTTGCGGAGGCGGTCGGGCGTCACCTCGTCCATCGTGATGAGGTGGGCGTTCTCGTTCTCCTCGACGATCCCCTCGGCGGTGTCGAACCGGCCCTGGCCGATCTTCGTACAGAGGATGACGCCGAACGTGTCGGCGTCCATCGCGCGGTGGACCGCGCCGTAGCGCTGTTTGAGGAACTTCTCGGTGTCCGCGACGGTGACGACGTTGTTGACGGGGTCGGCGATGACGACCGTCTTCTCGGGGTGTTCCATCGCGAGGCCGAGCGGGTGGAACTTCCCGCCGCCGACGTACAGCACCTGGTCGGCGTCGATGTCGGCGGAGGCGTAGTTGCAGCCGAGCACCTGCCCCTCGTGGGTGAGTCGGTCGTCGCCCCGGCGGGTGTGGACCTCGAAGCCGCGCTCCTCCAGCCAGTCGTACATCTCCTCGAACAGGTTCATGTGCTGGGCGGTGGTGACGAGGCCGACGTCGGGGTCCTCGGCGGGGTCCGCGAGTTCCTCCAGCGACTCGTCCATGATGGGGAACGGGTCGACGTTCGAGAACAGGGGGACGTAGATGATCTTGTCCGACTGCTTCATCGGCGAGTGGCCGAAGTGGACGAACACGTCACACCGGCGCATCAGGTACGTGTCGAGGTCGCAGGCGCCGTAGCACGGCTGGCCCGAGATGAGATAGCGGACGCCCTCGGTGAGTTCGCGGAGGTCGTCGGCGACCGCGGGCGCGCGCCGCTTCAGCCCCTCCGGGAACTGGAGGCCGACCTTCTCGGCGTCGCGCTCCTCGACCGCCTCCACGATGCGGTCGAGTTCGTAGTCCCACTCGCGGTCGTGCTTGAGGGACATCCCGGTGTTCGTGAGGTCGCCCTCGCGTCGCTGGCTCATTGACGCGGCGTAGCGGGCGTAGGTGGTTAAACGACCCGCTTGAGCCGTGGCTGGTGGGTCGGTGACACGACCCCGTGTCCGCGAGTCACTCTCTCCCACACCCCGATAACGCCTTACTCCCTGCCGCCACAATAGGTGTCCCGTCGGTGACGGGAGAATCGGGGCGAGAGTGTCCGAGCGGGACAGAAATCGGGGTTTCAGACGTACCCTGTCTTCGTATGCAATAAACAGTATATCGGCTCTCCCGCCCGTTCTCCACCAGTTACCGCCCCTTCTTGTTCCCCGATTCCTCGTGTACGACGTAAGCGAGATACTGGGCCACGTTGTCGTCCGGCCCTTCGGCTTCGATGTCGTCCCGGTTCATGCGAGACGCACGACGGCTCCGTTCTGCGAGACGAACGAGGGCGTCATGCTTGCTACGGACACCGTCGTCGTCCACCCGGATTGTGTATTCTTTCATTCGTCCATCAGCCCGGCGTCGGCCAAGTCGTCCCGTACCAGTTCCTTCATGTACTGCGCAGCGTCGGCGTCCTCGACTTCCGCAGCGAGTTCGTTCCGGCCAGCGTTACGGAGTTGGCGGGCACGCTTGGACTGCAACTGTTCGATACGACGACGAACAACCTGCTCGTACTCGTCGGACACTTCCAGCGTCACCTTCATTCGTCGTCACCTCGCGCTTGCTGTACGGCGTGACGGACGGCGTGGCGCAGTCCGACGTGTTCGGTGTCGAAAACGTCGTTTCGGTACTCTCGAATCAGTTCTTTATCCGACCCGGTTAGCCACAGACTCGTGGCTTCGTCAGTTGCTTTGCTCATTGCGACGATTGCGACGGAAAGGGCCGTTGCCCGGTGTCTCGGACTACCCCGGCCATATTGAGTCGAACAGCCTGTATGCTGCTGCACTCAGCGGATCTCACACACACGCATAGAGGGGCATGACGGCCCGTATGCGAGAGGGAACACTGGCAGCCGACAATTATTACTTTCAGTTATACCTTGTAACTCAAACTACTTAAACCTTTCGGCAGTATGTACGTACCGATGGGAGAGATTCTGGTTCCATTCTGAGGCAGATTTCTGGCGGTAAGTCCGCCGGGGTGGGTAAGACCGAAGTGTTCTCTTATTTAAGAAAACTGTCTTAACTATCTAAAGTTCGAACTGACAGAAGAGCTATGTTAGTGTATGAACCTAACGCGAGAAGCATACGTTCGCCCCGGCGATGAATCAGTCACTCAATAATACACTCAACACCAGACTCGGATTACGGAGTGGCCCACCGACGACGACACCGATTTGTAGCCGACAATCCGGGGTATCGTCCCGAAATCTACCCTACACCCGGATAAGCCCGAACATCCCGATAGTCTCGCCGACAACCCACCCGACGAAAATGAGATAGGCGACGAGTAGACTGTATGATTCTACATCGGTGAGAGTCAAATCCGTTCGCAGCATGGTGAATAGGAGGATTGTAGCGACGGTTAGAACTCCCATCATCGGTGCTGCAACCGTAAATGATACGGGAGCACTCCCGGCGATGAGCACACCCACAGGAATGGCAACCAGCAAGTCGAAGGTGTTACTACCGAGCACGTTTCCGAGACTCGTCACACTCTTACCACCTCTTGCAGCCCGGACACTGACGAGTGCGTCCGGCAGGCTGGTGGCTGCTGCTATGATAGTCACGCCGGCCAGAAACTCAGGGATACCGAACGTGGCGTTTAGCCCTTCGACAGCACCGACAAGCGACTCGACAGCGACGAGAATCACGAGCAACCCGACGGCCAACCGTCCCCATTCACGGAGCACGTTCACGTCACCACCGGCATCGTCGCTTTCGTGATCCCCCACATCTTGCCACTGGATGAACAGATACAGTCCGTAGAGGAGCAACGGAATCAGTGCGAGCGGGCGGGTTACATTCCCCTCAAGTGCTGCCCCACCATCCACAGGGAAGTAGATAATTGCAAAGGCGAAGGTAATAACCAGTGCAGATACAGCAAGCATGTAAAATTGCGCTTCTTTATACACAATCGTTCGGCTTACGTCGAGCGGTTCATGGGTTGCTATTCCAGAGAGGGCCGGAATGACAAGAATATTGAATATTGCCGAACCGACGACAGCACCCACCCCCATCCCGAATGAGTCCCCGAGTGCGGTAATGACGACGGAGGCCAGTTCGGGGAAACTTGATCCGACAGCAACGACGACAGAACCCTGCACTACCGCAGGCAACCCGTAGTATGCCGAGAGATGTTCTGCCGAACTCTCCAACCACCCGCTGCCTAACCATATCAGGCCGGTAGTGACAGCGATGACAGCCACATGCACAAGAGTCGAGTCGGGCAGGAATCCGCCAAGCACCATCTACCGAGCACCTCCGACGCCCGAATTGTTATCAATTGATAACTGCCATGAGTAGAACTGGGCCTCCTTGTACACCACGTCGCGGTCGGCGGTCAGCCCCTCCCCCCGGATCGCGCTCCAGGCTGGGATGATGAGGATGTTGAACACGGCCGAGCCGACGATGGCGCTGACCCCGAGATCGAAGTTCCCGTGCACCAGCACGGCGATGACCGAACTCGATAGCTCCGGGAACGACGACCCGACGGCGGCGATGACGGCGCCCTGGACGACCGGCGGGAAGCCGTAGTGTGCGCCGAGTCGTTCGCTTGCGGACTCCAGACGTCCCCCGGCGAGCCACACCGTGACCGTGCCGCCGACCGCGAGCGCGAGGGGAACGAGTAGGGAGATCATACCGGGGGCACCGGCCCCGAACGGGTAAAGCCGGTCGATTTCCCGCGGTTGCCGTCGGAACGTGAAGCCCGACTGCCCACGCGAGCACCAGGGGTTCACGGGAGCACCAGCGACTGTACCGCGGGGGAGACCGACGGCCGACCGAGCGAGGAAGGCCCTCGATGGAGGTGCTATGCGATGTCGCGGCTCGTGTCGATGGTGACCGACTCCTCAAGCTTCAGCTTGATCGTCTCGTCGAGCGCGCGTCCGCCACGGAACTTGGGCACCGCGAGCTGGTTCACCACGTCCGTCCCGCGGACCGTCGTGCGGAGGTCCCAGACGACGTCCGCGACGTGCTCGGTCACGGCCCTGTTCTCGGGGGTGTCCTCGCTCTTCA
Protein-coding regions in this window:
- the dph2 gene encoding diphthamide biosynthesis enzyme Dph2 gives rise to the protein MSQRREGDLTNTGMSLKHDREWDYELDRIVEAVEERDAEKVGLQFPEGLKRRAPAVADDLRELTEGVRYLISGQPCYGACDLDTYLMRRCDVFVHFGHSPMKQSDKIIYVPLFSNVDPFPIMDESLEELADPAEDPDVGLVTTAQHMNLFEEMYDWLEERGFEVHTRRGDDRLTHEGQVLGCNYASADIDADQVLYVGGGKFHPLGLAMEHPEKTVVIADPVNNVVTVADTEKFLKQRYGAVHRAMDADTFGVILCTKIGQGRFDTAEGIVEENENAHLITMDEVTPDRLRNFDFDAFVNTGCPRITTDDGPRFHKPMLTPGEYEIAVGNKPLEDLEFDTFHGTW
- a CDS encoding sodium:calcium antiporter, whose product is MVLGGFLPDSTLVHVAVIAVTTGLIWLGSGWLESSAEHLSAYYGLPAVVQGSVVVAVGSSFPELASVVITALGDSFGMGVGAVVGSAIFNILVIPALSGIATHEPLDVSRTIVYKEAQFYMLAVSALVITFAFAIIYFPVDGGAALEGNVTRPLALIPLLLYGLYLFIQWQDVGDHESDDAGGDVNVLREWGRLAVGLLVILVAVESLVGAVEGLNATFGIPEFLAGVTIIAAATSLPDALVSVRAARGGKSVTSLGNVLGSNTFDLLVAIPVGVLIAGSAPVSFTVAAPMMGVLTVATILLFTMLRTDLTLTDVESYSLLVAYLIFVGWVVGETIGMFGLIRV